A single window of Xiphophorus hellerii strain 12219 chromosome 12, Xiphophorus_hellerii-4.1, whole genome shotgun sequence DNA harbors:
- the wscd2 gene encoding sialate:O-sulfotransferase 2 yields the protein MAKPLLRIQRYFCRKPVRFFSLILLYLTAGSLVFLHSGFVGDSGPGTRGGRDSVVASEVGGRASSSDTRGLGIMSRVFKETRRSGRRFGPRWMRKSGQGGYKTAGRGGDYTSSWNRALKGRNAKDVEDGRARYIGCYVDDTQKRALRGVSFFDYKKMTVFRCQDNCAERGYMYAGLEFGAECFCGHKIQAPNASESECNMECKGERSNMCGGANRLSIYRLELSQESARRYGSAIFKGCFHRPDNVTAALPFSAVIQNMSVDKCVDMCTEREKSLAALAGEQCYCGFPTPLFSLHELEDEDMCLYRCPGEEFESCGNDKFFVVYQTQVQDNRCMDRHFLSARTKQLVALASFPGAGNTWARHLIELATGLYTGSYYFDGSLYNKGFKGERDHWRSGRTICIKTHESGKKEIEAFDSSILMIRNPYKALMAEFNRKYGGHVGFASQAHWRGKEWPEFVKNYAPWWASHTLDWLTYGKNVHVVHFEELKRDLFSHLKEMVQFLGLKVSEDRLLCVEGQKDGNFKRSGLRKLEYDPYTPDMRVNIDELIRTVDAALKKRNMSGVPAEYMPR from the exons ATGGCCAAGCCTCTCCTGAGGATACAGCGATACTTCTGCAGAAAACCTGTCCGCTTCTTCTCCCTCATCCTGCTTTACCTGACTGCAGGGAGCCTTGTCTTCCTGCACTCCGGCTTCGTCGGGGACAGTGGTCCCGGCACCCGAGGGGGCCGCGACTCTGTCGTGGCTTCAGAGGTGGGCGGCCGAGCTTCGTCATCAGACACTCGGGGGCTTGGCATCATGAGCAGGGTGTTCAAGGAGACACGCAGATCCGGTCGAAGGTTTGGACCTCGTTGGATGAGGAAGAGCGGACAGGGGGGCTACAAAACGGCGGGAAGAGGGGGAGACTACACCAGCAGCTGGAATCGAGCTCTTAAAGGACGCAATGCCAAAGACGTAGAAGATGGAAGAG CAAGGTACATTGGCTGCTACGTTGATGACACTCAGAAAAGAGCCCTGAGGGGAGTGTCTTTTTTCGACTACAAAAAAATGACTGTATTTCGTTGCCAGGACAACTGTGCTGAAAG AGGGTACATGTATGCAGGTCTGGAGTTTGGAGCAGAGTGCTTCTGCGGGCACAAGATCCAAGCGCCCAATGCTTCAGAGAGCGAATGCAACATGGAGTGTAAAGGAGAGAGGAGCAACATGTGTGGAGGAGCCAACAGACTGTCCATCTATAGGCTGGAGCTGAGCCAGGAGTCGGCGCGCCGCT aTGGCAGTGCCATTTTCAAGGGTTGTTTTCACCGGCCAGACAATGTCACAGCAGCTCTTCCCTTCAGCGCTGTCATCCAAAACATGTCTGTGGACAAGTGTGTGGACATGTGCACAGAGAGG GAGAAATCGCTGGCAGCTCTGGCTGGAGAGCAATGTTACTGCGGCTTCCCGACTCCTCTCTTCTCCCTTCATGAGCTGGAGGACGAGGACATGTGTCTCTACCGGTGCCCTGGAGAGGAGTTTGAGAGCTGTGGAAATGACAAGTTCTTTGTGGTGTACCAGACACAGGTTCAAG ATAATCGCTGCATGGACCGACACTTCCTTTCTGCTCGCACTAAGCAGCTGGTGGCGCTCGCCAGTTTCCCAGGAGCCGGCAACACCTGGGCTCGCCACCTCATAGAGCTCGCCACCGGCTTGTACACGGGCAGCTATTACTTTGATGGTTCCCTTTATAACAAAG GCTTTAAAGGGGAGCGCGACCACTGGCGGAGTGGGAGGACGATCTGCATTAAGACGCATGAGAGCGGCAAGAAGGAGATTGAAGCCTTTGACTCGAGCATCCTCATGATCCGAAACCCCTACAAAGCCTTGATGGCGGAATTTAACCGCAAATATGGTGGGCATGTTGGGTTTGCCTCGCAGGCCCACTGGAGGGGAAAAG AGTGGCCTGAGTTTGTGAAGAACTACGCCCCTTGGTGGGCTTCTCACACCTTGGACTGGCTGACGTACGGGAAGAACGTCCATGTGGTTCACTTTGAGGAGCTGAAGAGGGACCTTTTCTCCCACCTCAAGGAAATGGTCCAGTTTCTGGGCTTGAAAGTCTCAGAGGACCGGCTGCTCTGCGTCGAGGGCCAGAAGGACGGAAACTTCAAGCGATCGGGACTGCGGAAGCTCGAGTACGACCCGTATACTCCGGATATGCGAGTGAACATTGACGAGCTGATCAGGACCGTAGACGCTGctctgaagaaaagaaacatgtcCGGAGTTCCTGCAGAATATATGCCAAGATGA